A genomic segment from Neobacillus sp. YX16 encodes:
- a CDS encoding iron ABC transporter permease, giving the protein MTNKKQRSIPFLYKLIIAILVFAAMFVFSMVMGAADISLKDVLQSLFSNAKGEKISIIREIRLPREVAAIVVGAALSVSGAIMQGITRNPLADPGLLGLTAGANAALAIVIAFVPSANYFGITIACFIGAAVGTLMVFGMGMMKKGGFSPLRIVLAGAAISAFLFGIAEGIGITFKISKNVSMWTAGGMVGTSWGQLKIIVPFILIGLLVSLFLSRQLTILSLNEEVAVGLGQKTSQIKGILFVAIILLAGASVALIGNMAFIGLMVPHVVRAIVGTDYRYIIPMSAISGATFMLFADTLGRTMNAPFETPVAAIVATLGLPFFLVIVRRGGKAFS; this is encoded by the coding sequence ATGACAAATAAAAAACAACGTTCTATTCCTTTTCTCTATAAACTAATCATCGCCATTCTTGTATTTGCCGCTATGTTTGTCTTTTCCATGGTCATGGGAGCAGCAGATATTAGCCTGAAAGATGTGTTGCAGTCCCTTTTTTCAAATGCAAAAGGTGAAAAAATTTCGATTATCCGTGAAATACGCTTGCCGCGTGAGGTTGCCGCCATCGTGGTCGGGGCCGCTCTTTCGGTTTCAGGAGCAATTATGCAAGGTATCACCAGAAATCCCCTTGCAGATCCTGGTTTATTAGGGTTAACTGCGGGGGCAAATGCCGCACTAGCCATCGTCATCGCCTTCGTCCCTTCCGCCAACTATTTCGGCATTACCATTGCCTGTTTTATTGGGGCAGCTGTCGGAACCTTGATGGTTTTCGGGATGGGTATGATGAAAAAAGGCGGCTTTTCTCCGCTCCGAATTGTATTAGCAGGGGCGGCTATTTCTGCTTTTCTTTTTGGTATTGCAGAAGGAATTGGGATTACCTTTAAAATTTCAAAGAATGTCTCGATGTGGACGGCAGGAGGAATGGTTGGAACCAGCTGGGGACAGCTCAAAATCATTGTTCCCTTCATCCTTATTGGGTTACTAGTCTCTCTATTTCTTTCCAGGCAGCTCACGATTCTTAGCTTAAATGAAGAAGTTGCTGTTGGTTTGGGGCAAAAGACGAGTCAAATAAAGGGAATCCTCTTTGTTGCGATTATTTTATTAGCGGGAGCTTCTGTTGCCCTTATTGGGAATATGGCTTTTATCGGATTAATGGTTCCCCATGTCGTACGGGCAATCGTGGGCACGGATTACCGTTATATTATTCCCATGTCTGCCATTTCAGGGGCCACGTTTATGCTTTTTGCCGATACACTCGGCCGGACCATGAATGCACCATTTGAAACCCCTGTCGCTGCCATTGTCGCAACACTGGGGTTGCCATTTTTCCTTGTGATTGTTCGGAGAGGAGGGAAAGCATTCTCATGA
- a CDS encoding iron ABC transporter permease, with the protein MIQPSLIRKQRIILVILFALILVTIVVGLGLGFSSLSYDRLIPTLLGQGTFKEEFVLFSIRLPRIIITLLAGMALALSGAILQGITRNDLADPGIIGINSGAGVAVTVFFLFFPIDSGSFTYMIPVVAFIGAMLTAVLLYLFAYSKTEGLQPVRLVLIGVGFSMALSGAMIVLISSAERAKVDFIAKWIAGNIWGTDWPFIWALLPWLVVLLPFTLYKANRLNLLGLSEPVAIGVGVSIEKERIVLLITAVALAASAVSVTGGISFIGLMAPHMAKALVGPRNQLFIPVAILIGGWLLMFADTVGRNIMDSAGIPAGIMVALIGAPYFMYLLLKK; encoded by the coding sequence ATGATTCAACCCTCTTTAATTAGAAAGCAGCGTATCATTTTAGTTATTTTATTCGCTTTAATCCTGGTTACAATCGTGGTTGGTTTGGGTTTGGGTTTCTCCTCTCTATCGTATGATAGGCTGATTCCAACCCTTCTCGGACAAGGGACGTTTAAAGAGGAATTCGTGTTATTTTCCATTCGATTACCTCGAATCATCATTACCCTATTAGCTGGAATGGCCTTGGCATTATCAGGGGCTATTTTACAAGGTATCACCCGTAATGATTTAGCTGACCCTGGGATTATCGGGATTAATTCCGGTGCCGGTGTTGCTGTTACCGTATTCTTTTTATTTTTTCCGATTGATTCAGGTTCGTTTACGTACATGATTCCAGTTGTAGCTTTTATCGGCGCCATGCTGACGGCTGTCCTTCTCTATCTATTTGCGTATAGCAAAACTGAGGGACTGCAGCCTGTTCGATTAGTCTTAATTGGAGTCGGGTTTTCGATGGCACTATCCGGAGCGATGATTGTCCTCATCTCATCCGCCGAGCGGGCAAAAGTCGATTTTATTGCGAAATGGATAGCGGGGAATATTTGGGGGACAGATTGGCCGTTTATATGGGCACTCCTCCCTTGGCTGGTTGTTCTGCTCCCTTTTACCTTATATAAAGCCAATCGGTTAAACCTGCTTGGTTTAAGTGAACCAGTAGCAATCGGTGTGGGAGTTTCAATTGAAAAGGAACGAATTGTATTACTGATTACAGCCGTTGCCCTTGCCGCATCTGCAGTTTCCGTTACAGGTGGAATTTCTTTTATCGGATTAATGGCTCCACATATGGCAAAGGCTCTAGTGGGACCAAGAAATCAATTATTTATCCCTGTTGCCATATTAATTGGCGGGTGGCTGTTAATGTTTGCTGACACGGTGGGACGTAATATCATGGACTCCGCCGGAATCCCAGCAGGAATTATGGTCGCACTCATTGGTGCACCATATTTTATGTACCTTTTATTGAAAAAATAG
- a CDS encoding cell wall hydrolase → MARVAHRSSDIDLMARMMRAEAEGEGKQGMLYVGNVIVNRVVADCPDFRALTNIEQVIFQVQGGNYSFEAVQKGNVFYQRARESERRLARQNVQNWREHPAKYSLWYFNPTGPCPPTWYDQPFTGQFKEHCFYEPKPGTCDSVYRG, encoded by the coding sequence ATGGCAAGAGTAGCTCACCGAAGTTCAGACATTGACTTAATGGCAAGGATGATGAGAGCAGAAGCTGAAGGCGAAGGAAAGCAAGGAATGCTGTATGTTGGAAATGTAATTGTTAACCGTGTAGTAGCAGATTGTCCAGACTTTAGAGCATTGACAAATATTGAACAAGTCATTTTTCAAGTACAAGGAGGAAATTACTCTTTTGAAGCGGTTCAAAAAGGCAATGTATTTTATCAAAGAGCAAGAGAATCTGAAAGAAGATTAGCAAGACAGAATGTGCAAAATTGGAGAGAACACCCAGCGAAATATTCTCTTTGGTACTTTAATCCAACTGGTCCGTGTCCTCCAACATGGTACGACCAACCTTTTACTGGTCAATTTAAAGAACATTGTTTTTATGAACCAAAACCTGGAACATGTGATAGTGTTTATAGAGGATGA
- a CDS encoding winged helix-turn-helix transcriptional regulator, producing MKEKKYNISVEATLEVIGGKWKCVILCHLTHGKKRTSELKRLMPDITQKMLTQQLRELEEDGVINRIVYNQVPPKVEYELSEYGESLEGILNSLCTWGEKHISKVYGSLDVLEKNVLNEHLK from the coding sequence ATGAAAGAAAAGAAATACAATATATCTGTAGAAGCGACGCTGGAAGTAATCGGAGGAAAGTGGAAGTGTGTGATTCTCTGCCATTTAACCCATGGCAAGAAACGAACGAGTGAATTGAAACGCTTGATGCCGGATATTACGCAGAAGATGTTAACGCAGCAATTGCGTGAATTAGAGGAAGACGGAGTCATTAACCGAATCGTTTATAATCAAGTTCCGCCTAAAGTAGAGTATGAATTAAGCGAGTATGGTGAGAGTTTAGAAGGTATCTTAAATTCACTTTGCACATGGGGAGAAAAACATATTTCCAAAGTGTATGGCAGTTTGGATGTCCTAGAAAAGAACGTACTTAACGAACATCTGAAATAA
- a CDS encoding MFS transporter, producing the protein MSFNHKQSTFALLALAISAFAIGTTEFISVGLLPLIANDLEIPVTTAGLTVSLYALGITIGAPILTSLTSSMSRKSLLLWIMVIFIIGNGLAASATSIGVLLVARVISALSHGIFMSIGSTIAADLVPENKRASAISIMFTGLTVATVTGVPFGTFIGQQFGWRMAFILIVVVGVIAMIANIILVPAALRKGTKTSFTDQIKIVTNSRLLLVFIITALGYGGTFVVFTYLTPILQEITGFKEGTVAVILLGYGIAIAIGNMIGGKAANKNPIQALFYMFVAQALVLFILLFTAPFKIAGLITIFLMGLFAFMNVPGLQVYVVMLAERYVPAAVDVASALNIAAFNAGIAMGSFLGGFITDSIGLIHTTWIGALMVLGAVFLTGWSRRLEQKDATLIDKRCSFSNQKLEV; encoded by the coding sequence ATGTCTTTCAATCATAAACAAAGTACGTTTGCACTGCTGGCATTAGCCATTAGTGCCTTTGCAATTGGCACCACTGAATTTATCAGTGTCGGTCTTTTACCGTTAATTGCAAATGACCTAGAAATTCCTGTTACAACTGCCGGATTAACGGTTTCGTTATATGCTTTAGGAATAACCATAGGGGCTCCGATTTTGACATCACTTACTTCTAGTATGTCACGTAAATCTTTATTATTATGGATCATGGTTATTTTTATAATCGGAAATGGGCTGGCTGCAAGTGCAACGAGCATCGGTGTACTCTTAGTTGCCCGTGTTATATCAGCTCTTTCACATGGTATTTTCATGTCAATCGGTTCCACCATTGCAGCTGATTTAGTACCAGAAAATAAGAGAGCCAGCGCCATATCGATTATGTTTACTGGATTAACCGTGGCCACAGTAACGGGTGTTCCGTTTGGTACCTTTATAGGCCAGCAATTTGGCTGGCGGATGGCATTTATCCTTATCGTTGTGGTCGGAGTCATTGCCATGATTGCTAATATTATCCTAGTACCAGCAGCTTTACGAAAAGGGACAAAAACATCTTTTACTGATCAAATTAAAATAGTAACAAATAGTCGCTTATTACTTGTATTTATCATCACTGCCTTAGGGTATGGAGGAACGTTTGTTGTCTTTACTTATTTAACGCCTATCCTTCAGGAAATCACTGGTTTTAAGGAAGGTACTGTTGCTGTCATTCTTCTTGGATACGGAATCGCCATTGCAATCGGCAACATGATTGGTGGAAAAGCTGCGAATAAAAATCCGATTCAAGCGCTATTTTATATGTTTGTCGCTCAAGCATTGGTCCTTTTTATCTTACTGTTTACAGCACCTTTTAAAATAGCCGGATTAATTACGATTTTCTTAATGGGGCTCTTTGCTTTTATGAATGTTCCCGGGTTACAAGTGTATGTGGTCATGCTGGCTGAGCGGTATGTGCCAGCTGCCGTAGACGTTGCTTCTGCCCTTAATATTGCTGCCTTCAATGCAGGAATTGCAATGGGTTCCTTTTTAGGAGGCTTCATCACGGACTCAATTGGACTGATTCATACCACTTGGATTGGAGCTTTAATGGTTCTCGGCGCTGTCTTCCTAACTGGATGGAGTCGAAGGCTTGAACAAAAAGACGCTACCCTTATCGATAAAAGGTGTTCATTTTCAAATCAAAAATTGGAGGTTTAA
- a CDS encoding aldo/keto reductase has translation MTNNLQATTTLYNGVKMPWIGLGVFKVEEGPELVNAVKFAIKHGYRSIDTAAIYGNEEGVGQAIREAMTEYGIKREELFITSKVWNADLGYKSTIEAYETSLRKLGLDYLDLYLIHWPVEDKYVEAWRALETIYKEGKVKAIGVSNFQVHHLEQIMKDAEIRPMVNQVEYHPRLTQQEVKIFCDNNGIQFEAWSPLMQGQLFDNPLLKEIANKYNKTVAMVILRWDIQNGVVTIPKSTKELRIIENSTIFDFELTKEDMEQINNLNQNHRVGPNPDNIDF, from the coding sequence ATGACAAACAACTTACAAGCAACAACTACTTTATATAATGGTGTAAAAATGCCTTGGATTGGTCTTGGGGTATTTAAAGTCGAAGAAGGTCCCGAATTAGTGAATGCTGTTAAATTTGCGATTAAACATGGATATCGCAGTATCGATACAGCAGCCATATATGGAAATGAAGAAGGCGTTGGACAAGCCATTCGTGAAGCGATGACAGAATATGGGATTAAAAGAGAAGAATTATTTATTACCTCAAAGGTTTGGAATGCTGATTTAGGATACAAATCGACGATTGAAGCATACGAAACTAGCTTAAGAAAACTTGGTCTTGATTATCTTGATCTGTACCTCATTCATTGGCCAGTAGAGGATAAATATGTAGAAGCTTGGAGGGCATTAGAAACGATCTATAAAGAAGGAAAAGTCAAAGCGATTGGTGTTAGCAACTTCCAAGTCCACCATCTTGAACAAATAATGAAGGACGCTGAAATAAGACCGATGGTTAACCAAGTTGAATACCATCCAAGGTTAACTCAGCAAGAAGTCAAAATCTTTTGCGATAACAATGGCATTCAATTTGAAGCTTGGTCCCCTTTAATGCAGGGGCAATTATTTGATAACCCTTTACTAAAGGAAATCGCCAATAAATATAACAAAACCGTAGCGATGGTCATTTTACGCTGGGATATACAAAATGGCGTTGTAACGATACCAAAATCAACGAAAGAACTCAGAATCATAGAAAACTCAACCATATTTGATTTTGAACTAACCAAAGAAGACATGGAGCAAATTAACAACTTAAATCAAAATCATCGTGTCGGTCCAAATCCAGATAACATTGATTTCTAG
- a CDS encoding zinc ribbon domain-containing protein YjdM — protein MSSLPNCPKCHSEYTYEDGSLLICPECGHEWSLDAAAVEEERVIKDANGNVLSDGDSVTVLKDLKVKGSSSTLKQGTKVKNIRLVDGDHNIDCKIDGFGAMSLKSEYVKKI, from the coding sequence ATGTCCAGTTTGCCAAATTGCCCAAAATGTCATTCAGAATATACATATGAAGATGGAAGCCTATTGATCTGCCCTGAGTGTGGGCATGAGTGGAGTTTAGATGCTGCAGCTGTGGAAGAAGAAAGAGTTATTAAAGATGCAAATGGAAATGTTTTAAGTGACGGTGATTCGGTAACCGTTCTTAAAGACCTTAAAGTAAAAGGAAGTTCCTCAACGCTAAAGCAAGGAACAAAAGTAAAAAACATTCGTTTAGTGGATGGAGACCATAATATCGACTGTAAAATCGATGGTTTTGGCGCAATGAGCTTGAAATCTGAATATGTGAAAAAAATATAA
- a CDS encoding helix-turn-helix domain-containing protein — protein sequence MIEGKMIKFYREKAGLTQGQLVKGICSVTHLSKIERGITEYSEEITKLLANKLNIDPQVEIARYHNLSKKLEQWHDAIVMQNFRESKALKNELEQDELIQLQEFNVYYLLLSARYHLSNNQLADAKQIIDFLQKSEAAYSPHDSNMLKHVRGIYYFLSGQFQECVNVLTLIDQLQYNRLEYYYHLAIAYHSINSPVRAYYYADKALRYFRKTLNMLRIIDTEMVMLIQLNSNEPHDFNETFETYEKLLKMCDTCNAVERKAKLYHNLAFEYSRRKQYQKAVEFYTEALKLIDEHSPQYLTTLDRYIFSCHAGELVSKEILKEQAQKGLKLAKAAKSNDWINFQLHLYLLNDEEENYYQCIETTALPYFKKMGYRILIDYFEKKLFQYLYEKGEVEKALELANSLIRGKHNHYEQN from the coding sequence ATGATCGAGGGGAAAATGATTAAGTTTTATCGAGAAAAAGCTGGGTTAACGCAAGGACAGCTTGTGAAGGGAATCTGTTCTGTTACGCACTTGAGTAAAATTGAACGCGGTATCACAGAGTACTCAGAAGAAATCACAAAATTACTAGCCAATAAGTTAAACATCGACCCTCAAGTTGAAATTGCCCGTTACCACAATCTTTCGAAGAAGCTCGAACAATGGCATGATGCAATCGTTATGCAAAATTTCCGAGAATCTAAGGCTCTTAAGAACGAACTTGAACAAGACGAACTGATTCAGCTGCAGGAATTTAATGTTTATTATCTGTTACTTTCCGCAAGATATCACTTATCTAATAACCAATTAGCAGATGCAAAACAGATTATTGATTTTTTACAAAAAAGTGAAGCCGCGTATTCTCCACATGACAGCAATATGTTAAAGCACGTAAGGGGAATCTATTATTTTCTATCCGGTCAATTTCAGGAATGTGTGAATGTGTTAACTTTAATTGATCAACTGCAATATAATCGTTTGGAATATTATTACCATTTGGCCATTGCCTACCACTCGATCAATTCACCAGTAAGGGCCTATTATTATGCAGACAAAGCACTCCGCTATTTCCGTAAAACATTGAACATGCTTCGAATTATTGATACGGAGATGGTAATGCTCATACAGCTGAATTCCAACGAGCCGCATGATTTTAATGAAACATTTGAAACCTATGAAAAACTGTTGAAAATGTGCGATACCTGTAATGCGGTAGAGAGGAAAGCAAAGCTCTACCATAACCTGGCATTTGAATACTCACGGCGAAAACAATACCAAAAAGCAGTAGAGTTTTATACGGAAGCGCTGAAACTTATTGATGAACATTCTCCACAATATTTAACCACCTTAGACCGGTATATTTTTAGCTGCCACGCAGGAGAACTAGTATCAAAAGAAATATTAAAGGAACAAGCGCAAAAAGGTTTGAAATTAGCCAAAGCAGCTAAGTCTAATGACTGGATTAATTTCCAACTTCATCTCTATTTACTAAATGATGAAGAAGAAAACTATTATCAGTGTATCGAGACTACCGCCCTTCCCTATTTTAAAAAGATGGGCTATAGAATCTTAATTGATTACTTTGAGAAAAAACTTTTTCAATACCTTTATGAAAAGGGCGAGGTAGAAAAAGCACTAGAATTGGCAAATTCCCTTATTCGAGGCAAACATAACCACTATGAACAGAATTAA
- a CDS encoding TasA family protein yields MSFTKKVSQGVMSAALGLSLMGGGTFAYFSDSVETQNTFAAGVLDLALNPSTVVNIDNIKPGDEIYREFTLENNGTLDIGKVLLSTNYSVEDAKSDNSDDLAKHIKVTIMYNTSSASNPIVETTLFDLQSQNPDLTQIDILTGTRPDGIPTGEKEKIFVLFEFVDNGQDQNQFQGDKLKVDWTFNAEQTAGTYYDDTDENNN; encoded by the coding sequence ATGAGTTTTACAAAGAAGGTAAGTCAAGGGGTTATGAGTGCTGCTTTAGGGTTATCATTAATGGGTGGAGGTACATTTGCCTATTTTAGCGATTCTGTTGAAACACAGAACACATTTGCAGCAGGGGTACTAGACTTAGCGTTAAATCCAAGTACCGTTGTAAATATTGACAATATCAAGCCTGGTGATGAAATCTATCGTGAATTTACGCTAGAGAATAACGGTACGTTGGATATTGGCAAGGTATTATTATCAACCAATTACAGTGTTGAAGATGCGAAATCTGATAACAGTGATGATTTAGCCAAGCATATCAAAGTAACGATTATGTACAATACAAGCAGTGCAAGTAATCCAATCGTTGAAACAACGCTGTTTGACCTCCAATCTCAGAATCCAGACTTAACACAGATTGACATTCTTACAGGTACAAGACCTGACGGAATCCCTACAGGTGAAAAGGAAAAAATCTTCGTGTTATTTGAATTTGTAGACAATGGACAAGATCAAAATCAATTCCAAGGTGATAAACTGAAGGTTGATTGGACCTTTAATGCAGAACAGACCGCTGGCACTTATTACGATGATACTGATGAAAATAACAATTAA
- a CDS encoding signal peptidase I SipW: MAKKLLKAVSRIGSGMFIVIVCLVAFVVLSSRISGGTPTIAGYQLKAVLSGSMEPIFQTGSIIAIEIKDKHSSYKKGDVITFRMDGNLITHRITDVKTQNGQTVYKTKGDNNDGADRWTVTQQNVVGMYKGFTIPYVGYALNYSSSKLGSALLLFVPGLLLLISAIRSINGAKKELEAGKVG, encoded by the coding sequence ATGGCAAAGAAACTCTTGAAGGCAGTGAGTAGGATTGGAAGTGGTATGTTCATCGTAATTGTATGTTTGGTAGCGTTTGTCGTCCTTTCTTCTAGGATATCAGGAGGAACACCAACGATAGCAGGTTATCAATTGAAAGCAGTATTATCAGGCTCGATGGAGCCAATCTTTCAAACCGGATCCATCATTGCAATTGAAATAAAAGATAAACATTCCTCCTATAAAAAAGGGGATGTGATCACGTTTCGAATGGATGGAAACTTGATTACTCATAGAATCACAGATGTGAAAACACAAAATGGACAAACTGTCTATAAAACAAAAGGGGATAACAATGATGGTGCTGATAGGTGGACTGTAACTCAGCAAAATGTAGTGGGGATGTATAAGGGCTTCACGATTCCTTACGTTGGATATGCGCTTAACTATTCAAGTTCAAAACTAGGGTCAGCACTATTGTTGTTTGTCCCTGGGTTACTTTTACTAATTTCTGCGATTCGTTCGATTAATGGGGCAAAAAAAGAGCTGGAAGCAGGCAAAGTTGGTTAG
- a CDS encoding DUF4047 domain-containing protein, with amino-acid sequence MRRTFHRTIIIPCLCCLFFYLGNLLIGETEAKFSSKGMLEPIEISAAIVFPSTIKQLEDSAEEIVMSMKETYQSTLLVTPGETLEELQVQLSQISASGQELYIQLDNLHRVYEEMSAYKNKIQDKDSFEYVHKGFHTVEGLRNEVQASIDFSKIEALRSIFLLKIEEVEIKNRQVIENGKETLEGSE; translated from the coding sequence ATGAGAAGAACGTTTCATCGGACCATTATCATTCCATGTTTATGCTGCCTTTTCTTTTATTTAGGGAATCTGCTAATAGGAGAAACAGAGGCCAAATTTTCAAGTAAAGGGATGCTTGAGCCAATAGAGATTTCAGCTGCGATTGTTTTTCCATCGACGATCAAACAATTAGAGGATTCTGCGGAGGAGATTGTCATGAGTATGAAAGAAACCTATCAAAGTACCCTTTTAGTGACACCAGGTGAAACATTAGAAGAATTGCAGGTTCAACTCTCCCAAATTAGTGCTAGTGGACAGGAACTATACATTCAATTGGACAACCTGCATCGTGTTTATGAGGAAATGTCAGCCTACAAAAACAAGATTCAAGATAAAGATTCATTTGAATATGTCCATAAGGGGTTTCACACAGTAGAAGGTCTGAGGAATGAAGTACAAGCCTCCATTGATTTTTCAAAAATAGAAGCGCTCCGTTCTATTTTTCTATTAAAGATAGAAGAGGTAGAAATAAAAAATAGGCAGGTGATTGAAAATGGCAAAGAAACTCTTGAAGGCAGTGAGTAG
- a CDS encoding M4 family metallopeptidase translates to MRKKAAALLALSIAFGGMLPTSSLAAETTTPAPILFKAEGLSKQDVVKAFLQSKVQATMTKLVDPGEQFKIVNEQNDSTTGTYHVRTIEQYKGIPIYGSGQTVAIDANNSVYASIGKVTQNLARTLIPTEASLSQDDAISIAKQGVESQIGEVKNYDGIDSKLMIYPYKGKYHLTYLVKASTSNPAPGYFHYFIDANSGEVVNSFNKIHEVDTSSLSPVIGRGLDLHGTMQSFPVGKDLTSGTSYLYGASAAAGKTVPMATFTAKRMEEFVYLLGAAFGFTGYEISTTNSTNFFHDPAAISAHYNSDKVNKYYQVIHKRNSLDNQGMPIISTVHIGVKWNNAAWNGKQMMYGDGDGIRYNSLAGGLDVAGHEMTHGVIEHSADLVYQGESGAINESLADVLGNFAEMYATSEVEWELGEDITTPNIPGDGGLRSMSNPASKKTSITESGYYPDHYDDRYLGTEDKGGVHINSGINNKAAYLISQGGTNNDITVKGIGKSKTEKIYYRALTLYLTSSSGFHDMREAAIHAARDLHPDKNGAPSPETQAVMDAYSSVGVN, encoded by the coding sequence ATGAGGAAAAAAGCTGCTGCTCTTTTGGCGCTATCGATTGCATTTGGAGGCATGCTTCCAACTAGTTCGCTTGCTGCTGAAACGACCACTCCGGCTCCCATACTATTTAAAGCTGAAGGATTAAGTAAGCAAGATGTGGTGAAAGCATTCCTTCAATCAAAGGTACAAGCCACTATGACGAAATTAGTAGATCCAGGGGAACAATTCAAAATTGTCAACGAGCAAAATGATAGCACAACAGGTACATACCATGTACGTACTATCGAGCAATACAAAGGAATTCCGATATACGGATCTGGGCAAACTGTTGCCATTGATGCAAACAACAGCGTATATGCATCTATAGGTAAAGTTACACAAAATCTAGCGCGTACCCTTATTCCAACGGAAGCCTCTCTTTCCCAAGATGATGCCATTTCTATTGCCAAGCAAGGGGTTGAATCCCAAATCGGGGAAGTGAAAAACTATGATGGCATCGACTCTAAATTAATGATTTATCCATATAAAGGAAAGTATCATTTAACGTACCTAGTAAAAGCATCTACTTCTAATCCTGCACCTGGATATTTCCATTACTTTATCGATGCAAACAGCGGGGAAGTCGTGAATAGCTTTAATAAAATCCATGAGGTAGATACGTCTTCACTATCTCCAGTGATAGGAAGAGGCTTAGACTTACATGGCACAATGCAGTCCTTTCCAGTAGGTAAAGATTTAACATCGGGGACAAGTTATCTATATGGCGCTTCTGCTGCAGCCGGTAAAACAGTGCCGATGGCCACTTTCACTGCTAAACGCATGGAAGAATTCGTCTATTTGCTGGGTGCCGCTTTCGGATTCACTGGATATGAAATATCGACAACTAATTCCACCAACTTTTTCCATGATCCTGCGGCTATTTCAGCGCATTATAACTCAGATAAAGTAAACAAATACTATCAAGTTATACACAAGAGAAACAGCTTAGATAATCAGGGAATGCCCATAATAAGCACGGTCCATATTGGAGTAAAATGGAATAATGCTGCCTGGAACGGAAAACAAATGATGTACGGAGACGGGGATGGTATTAGATATAACTCCCTTGCAGGCGGGCTGGATGTTGCCGGTCACGAAATGACTCATGGTGTCATTGAACACTCTGCAGACTTAGTTTATCAGGGTGAATCTGGTGCCATTAATGAATCACTGGCGGACGTCTTAGGAAACTTTGCGGAAATGTATGCAACTTCAGAAGTAGAATGGGAACTTGGTGAAGATATTACAACTCCAAATATTCCTGGTGACGGCGGACTTCGTTCCATGAGTAATCCTGCATCTAAGAAGACCTCCATTACAGAGTCCGGATACTATCCAGATCATTATGACGATCGCTACCTTGGAACAGAAGACAAAGGCGGCGTTCACATTAACAGTGGAATCAATAACAAAGCGGCTTACTTAATTTCTCAAGGCGGTACCAATAATGATATTACCGTCAAAGGAATTGGGAAGTCGAAAACAGAAAAAATCTATTACCGTGCTCTAACTCTTTACTTAACATCTTCTTCTGGTTTCCATGACATGCGAGAAGCTGCTATTCATGCGGCACGCGACTTGCATCCAGATAAAAATGGTGCACCATCTCCGGAAACCCAAGCGGTTATGGATGCCTATTCTTCTGTAGGCGTGAACTAA